The following DNA comes from Pirellulales bacterium.
TTGTTTCTCTTCCACGTCCACGTAGCCCGAATGATGCGGGATCGGCAATTCGTCGTCGATCTTCAACATGGCCCCGTTGCCGCTCTTCTGCTTGGCAATCTTGTGCCCGCGAATCTTGTCTTGAATCCGCATCAGGCCCTCGAGCAACGCTTCCGGCCGTGGCGGGCAACCGGGCACATACACATCGACCGGAACCACCAGATCGACGCCTTTGCACACGTGGTAGCCCCACTTGAAGTACGGCCCGCCGCCGACCGTGCAGGCGCCCATGGCGATCACGAATTTGGGGTCGGGCATCAGGTTGTAGAGTCGCCGCACGCGGCTGG
Coding sequences within:
- a CDS encoding NADH-quinone oxidoreductase subunit B family protein translates to MTKPWIEGRFEENVITTSVEQAINWARQASIWPMTFGLACCAIEMMAAGASRFDMDRFGAGAFRATPRQADLMIVAGTVTYKMASRVRRLYNLMPDPKFVIAMGACTVGGGPYFKWGYHVCKGVDLVVPVDVYVPGCPPRPEALLEGLMRIQDKIRGHKIAKQKSGNGAMLKIDDELPIPHHSGYVDVEEKQPLFDHQKITG